A DNA window from Pseudarthrobacter sp. W1I19 contains the following coding sequences:
- a CDS encoding sugar transferase codes for MLRAVDAFVITWAVAGAYIARFGFEPDLASMNDETAYGLFSIGLIIAWWLMLGAWNSRQSRILGAGTDEYRRVAAASLWLFGLVAIFSYVLRIDTARGYVGVALPIGLLGLLIARWFLRQHLSLDRRRGKSMSRLLILGGPSAVAHLAASLRSASEGGYLPVAAYTPGDHGNGDVEPESNLPITGSAPDTPSILAAIEDCGADVVAVSAGVRLHPQTLRHLGWELAARNVGLIMAPALTDIAGPRIHTQQLAGLPLIHVTTPTLEGGQRVAKRLFDLVISVLLIALTAPLMALVCLIVKADSRGPVLFKQERVGMEGNPFRMLKFRSMVTDAEERLAALADRSEGNGVLFKIKNDPRVTRSGRFLRKYSLDELPQLFNIFAGTMSLVGPRPPLAQEVDSYEQHVRRRLLVKPGLTGLWQVSGRSNLSWQDSVRLDLYYVENWSLMADLVIILRTVRAVFRSTGAY; via the coding sequence TTGCTGCGGGCTGTCGACGCATTCGTTATCACCTGGGCGGTCGCGGGAGCTTACATAGCCCGATTCGGCTTTGAACCCGATCTGGCGTCCATGAATGACGAAACAGCCTATGGCTTGTTCAGCATCGGACTCATCATCGCTTGGTGGCTGATGCTCGGCGCCTGGAACAGCCGCCAGAGCCGCATCCTGGGTGCCGGAACGGACGAGTACAGGCGCGTGGCTGCGGCTTCCCTTTGGCTTTTCGGATTGGTCGCGATCTTTTCTTACGTCCTGAGGATTGATACCGCGCGGGGGTACGTTGGGGTGGCCCTGCCCATCGGGCTCCTTGGCCTGTTGATCGCCCGGTGGTTCCTCCGCCAACACCTGAGCTTGGATCGCCGGAGAGGGAAGAGCATGTCGCGCCTCCTCATACTGGGAGGACCCAGCGCCGTGGCGCACCTTGCGGCATCTCTTCGCAGCGCAAGTGAAGGGGGTTATCTTCCCGTGGCTGCCTACACCCCTGGCGACCACGGCAACGGGGACGTTGAGCCGGAGTCCAATCTTCCCATTACGGGCAGCGCTCCGGACACTCCTTCCATCCTCGCTGCCATCGAAGACTGCGGCGCTGACGTGGTGGCAGTCTCCGCCGGAGTCCGGCTCCACCCGCAGACGCTCCGGCACCTTGGTTGGGAACTGGCTGCGCGAAACGTCGGGCTGATCATGGCTCCCGCACTGACGGACATCGCCGGGCCCCGCATCCACACTCAGCAGCTGGCCGGCCTTCCGCTGATTCATGTCACGACGCCCACCCTTGAAGGCGGTCAACGTGTCGCTAAGAGGCTCTTCGACCTGGTGATCTCGGTGCTGCTCATAGCCCTGACTGCCCCGCTGATGGCCCTGGTCTGCCTCATTGTCAAAGCCGACAGCCGCGGCCCCGTCCTCTTCAAGCAGGAACGCGTCGGAATGGAGGGAAACCCATTCCGCATGCTGAAGTTCCGCTCCATGGTCACCGACGCCGAGGAACGACTCGCTGCACTTGCCGACCGTTCTGAGGGAAACGGAGTCCTCTTCAAGATAAAGAACGACCCAAGAGTGACGCGCTCCGGCCGATTCTTGAGAAAGTACAGCCTGGACGAACTGCCGCAGCTGTTCAACATCTTTGCCGGCACCATGAGCCTGGTAGGCCCGAGACCTCCATTGGCGCAGGAAGTGGACTCTTACGAGCAGCATGTCCGGCGGCGGCTCCTCGTAAAGCCCGGTCTGACCGGGCTCTGGCAAGTCTCGGGGCGGTCCAACCTGTCCTGGCAGGATTCCGTGCGACTCGATCTGTACTACGTGGAGAACTGGTCCTTGATGGCTGACCTCGTCATAATCCTGCGAACCGTCCGTGCGGTGTTCCGCAGCACCGGCGCGTACTGA
- a CDS encoding ABC transporter ATP-binding protein, giving the protein MIADLRRVRSLLRGPIKGWIMTAIVGSAFVAGLDTLGVAAMLPLMQLLSGSEPSEGIAGSIAGVIGTSDMQALILAMAALVGAAFVLKTALTVVFRWWLLGHTTKLEAEASTELMRRYVLSPYAIHRTRNISEIYRNIASAVPQTFGQVVLGLLGMLADLLTLAALAVVLFVVSPLATLFCVVFFFAIGWGSQRALRARHRLIGQEIAQTDLDAWTALMPGLDGFREARITASTEHFVSRFQTAKFRRARANRSLSLVSELPKHVLEIAFIVGICAIAGFLFATNPAEAVAVLGVFAAASLRMLPTLNRAVATVGVIRAGRVGLEILANEVRKLDGEEIHKETRNAPSVSAGDVVLKDVHYQFEDAEDPILRGVSTVIEQGKTTAFVGSSGAGKSTLLDVILGLLAPKSGTVTINGRDIMDDLPAWFGSLGVVPQDIYVLDDTLRTNIAFGSSPDEIDHDRLTEAIELAQLAPLLSSLPDGLETRLGERGVRLSGGQRQRVGIARALYRRPKVLVLDEATSALDNATESKITETIEALSGRMTIILVAHRLSTVSRADKVIFMSRGLIEAEGTFEEVREASPDFAHLVALGKLG; this is encoded by the coding sequence ATGATCGCCGATCTCAGGCGCGTCCGCAGCTTATTGCGGGGACCGATTAAAGGCTGGATCATGACGGCCATTGTCGGATCGGCATTCGTTGCCGGTCTAGACACATTGGGAGTGGCAGCCATGCTGCCCCTCATGCAACTGCTGTCGGGATCAGAGCCCAGTGAAGGCATCGCCGGTTCCATCGCCGGCGTCATCGGCACGTCGGATATGCAGGCCCTCATCCTCGCCATGGCAGCCTTAGTGGGCGCTGCCTTCGTTCTAAAGACCGCCTTGACTGTGGTTTTCCGGTGGTGGCTGTTAGGCCACACCACGAAGCTCGAGGCGGAGGCCTCGACGGAACTCATGCGCCGCTACGTGCTGTCCCCTTACGCGATCCACAGAACGCGGAACATCTCGGAGATCTATCGGAACATAGCTTCCGCTGTTCCCCAGACTTTCGGTCAAGTTGTTCTGGGCCTACTTGGTATGCTCGCTGACCTACTGACCTTGGCGGCACTCGCAGTCGTGCTGTTTGTCGTCTCACCCTTGGCCACTCTGTTCTGCGTGGTCTTCTTTTTCGCTATCGGATGGGGCTCCCAACGGGCGCTCAGGGCCAGGCACCGCCTGATCGGCCAAGAGATAGCGCAAACGGACCTGGACGCATGGACCGCTTTGATGCCGGGGCTTGACGGCTTCCGGGAAGCACGGATAACGGCGAGCACTGAGCATTTTGTCAGTAGATTCCAAACCGCGAAATTCCGCCGTGCCCGAGCCAACAGGTCCCTGTCCCTGGTGTCGGAGCTTCCCAAACATGTTCTTGAAATTGCGTTCATTGTGGGAATATGCGCCATCGCGGGGTTCTTGTTTGCTACCAACCCAGCAGAGGCTGTTGCGGTCCTCGGCGTCTTTGCAGCCGCGTCGCTGCGCATGTTGCCCACTCTGAACCGTGCTGTAGCCACTGTTGGCGTTATCCGTGCAGGCCGGGTCGGGCTGGAAATCCTCGCAAACGAGGTTCGCAAGCTCGATGGGGAAGAAATCCACAAAGAAACGCGTAACGCACCCAGCGTCTCCGCAGGTGATGTGGTCCTGAAGGACGTCCACTATCAGTTCGAGGACGCAGAGGATCCCATCCTTCGCGGGGTCTCGACGGTCATTGAACAAGGCAAAACGACAGCGTTCGTAGGATCTTCCGGCGCCGGCAAGAGCACTCTTTTGGACGTCATCCTTGGCCTCTTGGCCCCCAAGTCAGGAACTGTCACCATCAACGGGCGGGACATCATGGATGATCTTCCCGCCTGGTTCGGTTCACTCGGCGTCGTGCCGCAGGACATCTATGTACTGGATGACACGCTTCGGACAAATATCGCATTCGGTAGCAGCCCGGACGAGATTGACCACGATCGATTGACTGAAGCAATCGAGCTGGCGCAACTTGCCCCCCTGCTTTCAAGCCTTCCTGATGGATTGGAGACAAGACTGGGGGAACGCGGGGTCCGCCTGTCCGGTGGCCAGCGCCAGCGCGTAGGAATAGCGAGGGCACTCTACCGGCGGCCAAAGGTCCTGGTCCTGGACGAAGCGACATCCGCGCTCGACAACGCGACGGAAAGTAAAATTACCGAAACCATCGAGGCCCTCAGCGGCCGCATGACCATTATTCTTGTCGCCCACAGACTGTCCACAGTTAGCCGGGCAGACAAAGTAATTTTTATGTCCCGCGGCCTGATCGAGGCCGAAGGGACCTTCGAGGAAGTCCGCGAAGCCAGCCCGGACTTTGCTCACCTCGTAGCCCTCGGAAAGCTGGGTTAA